The following proteins are co-located in the Pedobacter sp. FW305-3-2-15-E-R2A2 genome:
- a CDS encoding amidohydrolase, translating to MTTADIILFNGKIHTIAKHKEEITAVAIKDGKFIATGKDTDVMNFSGAATKLVDLQKRRVVPGINDSHIHLIRGGLNFNLELRWDGVPSLADALRMLKEQVDITPSPQWVRVVGGWSEFQFAERRMPTLEEINAIAPETPVFILHLYDRAFMNRAALKAVGYTKDTPAPPGGEIQRDSKGEPTGLIIASPNAMILYSTLAKGPKLSYEHQVNSTRHFMTELNRFGITSVIDAGGGFQNFPDDYKVVNELNEQKQLTVRIAYNLFTQRPKQEFEDFDNWTNTVELYQGDDMYRHNGAGEMLVFSAADFEDFLQPRPDLSDNMEPELERVVRLLVEKRWPFRLHATYNESISRFLTVFEKVNQDIPFAGLPWIFDHAETIDERNIERVKALGGGIAVQSRMAYQGEYFTDRYGVKAALQTPPVKKMLEMEVPVGGGSDATRVSSYNPWVSMFWLTAGKTVGGLKIYNEDTVLSRETALELYTRGSAWFSNEQQKKGDIEVGMLADLAVLNQDYFEVSDEEIKSIESDLTVVDGKIVYAKGDFSSFSPPKIPILPDWSPTNSYNGYYSPITHQTNQRGKTNGADSVLSMVHACAGSCDVHQHHHDAVRTSNLPVNNYTAFWGALGCSCFAF from the coding sequence ATGACGACTGCAGATATCATTTTATTCAATGGTAAGATACATACCATTGCAAAACACAAAGAAGAAATAACCGCTGTTGCGATTAAAGACGGGAAATTTATCGCCACCGGTAAAGACACCGACGTGATGAATTTTTCGGGTGCTGCAACAAAATTGGTTGATCTTCAAAAAAGAAGGGTAGTTCCGGGAATTAACGATTCCCACATCCACCTGATCCGTGGAGGATTAAATTTCAACCTGGAATTGCGTTGGGATGGCGTTCCATCACTTGCGGATGCCTTAAGAATGCTTAAAGAGCAGGTTGATATTACTCCATCGCCGCAATGGGTGCGGGTAGTTGGAGGCTGGTCTGAATTTCAGTTTGCGGAAAGAAGAATGCCGACGCTGGAAGAAATAAATGCCATTGCACCGGAAACGCCGGTGTTTATTCTTCATTTGTACGACCGTGCTTTTATGAACCGTGCCGCGCTTAAGGCAGTTGGTTATACCAAAGATACCCCAGCTCCTCCGGGTGGGGAGATCCAAAGGGATTCAAAGGGAGAACCTACGGGATTGATTATCGCGAGTCCAAATGCGATGATTTTATATTCCACACTGGCCAAAGGTCCTAAACTTTCTTACGAACATCAGGTGAATTCTACCCGTCATTTTATGACCGAGCTGAACCGTTTCGGCATCACCAGTGTGATCGATGCCGGTGGCGGTTTTCAAAATTTCCCTGATGATTATAAAGTCGTAAATGAATTGAATGAGCAAAAACAACTGACCGTTAGGATTGCCTACAACTTATTTACACAACGCCCGAAACAGGAATTTGAAGATTTTGACAATTGGACAAATACAGTAGAACTTTACCAGGGGGATGACATGTACCGCCATAACGGGGCAGGGGAAATGCTGGTTTTCTCGGCCGCAGATTTCGAGGATTTTCTTCAGCCAAGACCAGACCTTTCAGACAATATGGAACCTGAACTGGAGCGTGTGGTTCGCTTGCTGGTGGAAAAAAGATGGCCATTCAGACTTCATGCTACCTACAACGAGAGCATCAGCCGTTTTTTAACTGTTTTTGAAAAGGTAAATCAAGACATTCCTTTTGCAGGATTGCCCTGGATTTTTGACCATGCGGAAACGATAGACGAAAGAAATATTGAACGGGTAAAAGCATTGGGTGGCGGGATTGCAGTTCAAAGCAGAATGGCTTACCAGGGCGAATATTTTACAGACCGCTATGGTGTAAAAGCGGCGTTGCAAACACCACCAGTTAAAAAAATGCTCGAGATGGAAGTGCCTGTCGGCGGAGGTTCTGATGCCACAAGGGTAAGCAGTTACAATCCCTGGGTTTCCATGTTTTGGTTAACGGCAGGAAAAACCGTTGGCGGACTGAAAATCTATAATGAAGATACGGTCCTGAGCAGAGAAACGGCTTTAGAACTTTACACCAGAGGCAGTGCCTGGTTTTCCAATGAACAGCAAAAGAAAGGCGATATCGAAGTGGGGATGCTGGCCGATTTAGCGGTACTGAATCAGGATTACTTTGAAGTTTCTGATGAAGAGATCAAAAGCATTGAATCTGATTTAACCGTTGTTGATGGTAAGATTGTGTATGCAAAAGGTGATTTCTCTTCCTTCTCCCCACCAAAAATACCGATTCTGCCGGACTGGTCGCCAACCAATAGTTATAACGGCTACTATTCTCCGATAACCCATCAAACAAATCAACGGGGAAAGACAAATGGTGCTGATTCGGTTTTATCGATGGTCCACGCTTGCGCTGGCAGCTGCGATGTACACCAGCACCATCACGATGCCGTCAGAACCAGTAACCTGCCTGTGAACAATTATACCGCATTCTGGGGTGCATTGGGCTGTTCGTGCTTTGCTTTTTAA
- a CDS encoding DoxX family protein yields MENIIKYLLYSDLGSEINNWAVLIFRVLLMLELFRVHGMKKFRVQNGEKEHVPNPLGLPDKLNGLVATFSDTVVPIFVALGFGTRVFLLPSIGVTAIGYFLVHRKDSIEVRDVPYMYTLAMLFLWVIGAGTYSIDHYLINTFF; encoded by the coding sequence ATGGAAAATATCATCAAATACCTGCTTTATTCTGATTTAGGATCAGAAATTAACAACTGGGCCGTACTCATTTTCAGGGTTTTGCTCATGCTCGAACTCTTCAGGGTGCATGGAATGAAAAAGTTTCGTGTTCAAAACGGAGAAAAGGAGCATGTGCCCAATCCGCTTGGCTTGCCGGATAAACTGAACGGATTGGTGGCTACATTTTCTGATACTGTTGTCCCAATTTTCGTTGCCCTGGGCTTCGGAACAAGAGTTTTCCTCTTGCCATCTATTGGCGTAACGGCAATCGGTTACTTCCTGGTACACCGGAAAGATTCAATTGAGGTTCGGGATGTGCCCTACATGTACACCCTGGCGATGCTCTTTTTATGGGTAATCGGTGCCGGAACTTATTCAATAGACCACTATTTAATCAATACATTTTTTTAA
- a CDS encoding DNA starvation/stationary phase protection protein yields MEAKIGISAENLAEVAHSLSKILADEYVLYTKTRKAHWNVEGPDFYNKHKFFEAQYTQLEEVVDEVAERIRKLGHYAPASLKEFLALTHLTEDDRGKNDATTYIKALLADHESILIHLRGNIDNYATALKDAGTSDYITGLMEKHESMAWMLRAHLS; encoded by the coding sequence ATGGAAGCAAAAATTGGAATCAGCGCGGAAAACCTCGCAGAGGTGGCACATTCACTCAGCAAAATTCTCGCAGATGAATACGTCTTATATACAAAAACAAGAAAAGCACACTGGAACGTAGAAGGACCAGACTTTTACAACAAACACAAATTCTTTGAAGCGCAATACACGCAATTGGAAGAGGTGGTGGATGAAGTCGCAGAACGCATCCGCAAACTTGGTCATTATGCACCGGCATCACTTAAAGAATTTCTGGCTTTAACACACCTGACCGAAGATGACCGTGGCAAAAATGATGCAACCACCTATATCAAAGCGCTGCTTGCTGATCATGAAAGCATTTTAATTCATTTAAGGGGAAACATCGATAACTATGCTACAGCGTTAAAAGATGCTGGCACAAGCGATTACATCACAGGTTTAATGGAAAAACATGAATCCATGGCCTGGATGTTGAGGGCGCATTTATCTTAA
- a CDS encoding YoaK family protein, with amino-acid sequence METSKNINFVTLLLTAIAGFCDTITFVAADRIFSAHVTGNFIVFAYQMIKGADADAWIKLLTFPVFILAVIVGGWISSRFKNNHFLLCCEGIILILAGVLAYSSAGAGAQLLTVQMYVITMMIVFAMGFQNAFGKLYVKETHGPTTMMTGNVTQFSLDLGALLSSGFADLSYLTGLKKGLVTLGGFLLGCVLGAYVGKVFGLTGVVLPGVAMVICYFTTRSGKEIN; translated from the coding sequence ATGGAAACCAGTAAAAACATCAATTTCGTCACCTTGCTGCTGACTGCAATTGCAGGCTTTTGTGATACCATTACCTTCGTGGCGGCAGACCGGATTTTTTCAGCGCATGTCACCGGAAACTTTATCGTATTTGCCTATCAGATGATCAAAGGTGCAGATGCGGATGCCTGGATCAAATTGCTCACTTTCCCGGTGTTCATACTCGCCGTAATTGTGGGCGGATGGATTTCATCCAGATTCAAAAACAACCATTTCCTGCTGTGCTGCGAAGGGATCATCCTGATTCTTGCAGGAGTCCTGGCTTATAGTTCAGCTGGGGCAGGAGCGCAGCTGCTAACCGTTCAGATGTATGTGATCACGATGATGATTGTTTTTGCGATGGGATTCCAGAATGCATTCGGAAAACTCTACGTGAAAGAAACCCATGGACCTACTACGATGATGACGGGTAATGTGACCCAGTTTTCGCTTGACCTGGGTGCTTTGCTGAGCAGCGGCTTTGCAGATCTGAGTTACCTGACAGGTTTGAAAAAAGGCCTGGTTACCCTGGGCGGATTTTTATTGGGCTGTGTTTTGGGTGCTTACGTGGGGAAGGTTTTTGGACTGACAGGCGTTGTCCTGCCGGGAGTGGCAATGGTGATCTGTTATTTTACAACCAGATCAGGGAAAGAAATAAATTAG
- a CDS encoding ring-cleaving dioxygenase, which produces MNKILGLHHITAIAGSAQKNHEFYTRVLGLRLVKKTVNFDDPGTYHLYYGDERGSAGTILTFFPWEGIAQGKNGTGMATEIGYAVNSGSLAFWKDRFEAFQVRHEEAEERFGETLLKFKDPDGLELSLIVPATADTRIPWETNEVNIENATKGFHSTTLTLKSIDKTAKVLTDIFGYRLLAQEGNRFRFLTDSVPNSAIIDLLESPEGQHGISGAGTNHHVAFRVPDEAVQQEFRERISSQGLQITPKIDRDYFFSLYFREPGGVLFEIATDNPGFTVDEPLAELGTHLMLPQQHDYLRAELENILPKLD; this is translated from the coding sequence ATGAATAAAATATTAGGATTGCACCACATCACCGCCATTGCGGGTAGTGCACAGAAAAATCACGAATTTTATACCAGGGTGCTGGGCTTGAGACTCGTGAAGAAAACGGTTAATTTCGATGATCCGGGAACTTATCACCTCTACTATGGCGATGAAAGAGGTTCTGCGGGAACCATACTTACCTTTTTTCCATGGGAAGGAATCGCTCAGGGGAAAAACGGAACCGGTATGGCCACAGAAATTGGCTATGCGGTTAACAGCGGAAGTCTTGCTTTTTGGAAAGACAGGTTTGAAGCATTCCAGGTGAGGCATGAGGAAGCAGAGGAACGCTTTGGAGAAACACTGCTGAAGTTTAAGGATCCTGACGGGCTGGAACTGAGCCTGATCGTTCCGGCAACAGCGGATACCAGAATTCCATGGGAAACGAATGAGGTCAACATTGAAAATGCGACGAAAGGTTTTCACAGCACAACGCTGACCTTAAAAAGCATCGACAAAACGGCTAAAGTGCTGACCGATATTTTCGGCTACAGGCTATTGGCGCAGGAGGGAAACCGGTTCCGTTTCCTAACGGATAGCGTCCCGAATTCAGCGATCATAGATCTTTTGGAAAGTCCTGAGGGGCAGCACGGAATATCAGGCGCAGGAACCAATCACCATGTGGCATTCCGGGTGCCCGACGAAGCAGTTCAGCAGGAATTCAGAGAAAGGATCAGTAGTCAGGGGCTTCAGATCACACCAAAAATAGACCGTGATTATTTCTTTTCTCTTTACTTCCGGGAACCTGGAGGTGTGCTTTTTGAAATTGCAACCGATAATCCGGGTTTCACAGTAGACGAACCGCTGGCAGAGTTGGGAACACATCTGATGTTACCTCAGCAACACGATTACCTGCGGGCTGAACTTGAAAATATCCTGCCAAAATTAGACTGA
- a CDS encoding TMEM175 family protein, whose protein sequence is MEKETARIEAFSDGVFAIAITLLVLELRVPELAETAGPGILAGKLLAQWPTYLAFAISFFSIFIMWVNHHKLFKQIYRRNTGIMFANGLILFLVCCVSYPSSLLAEFYDTGSQQLVISIYTGTFVLVNLSYNLLWFLACRDRKLLRPGLTEAAILGIRNNYLYGLPTYIAAFVLSFYFPVSALLICVLLWIYWAISSKKVVLSS, encoded by the coding sequence ATGGAAAAAGAAACAGCAAGGATAGAAGCGTTCAGTGACGGCGTATTTGCCATCGCCATCACTTTGCTGGTATTGGAATTGCGCGTACCCGAGCTTGCTGAAACAGCAGGTCCCGGAATTTTAGCAGGTAAGCTGCTGGCGCAATGGCCAACATATCTGGCATTTGCCATTTCATTTTTCAGTATCTTTATCATGTGGGTGAACCATCATAAACTGTTCAAACAGATTTACCGGAGAAATACGGGAATCATGTTTGCCAACGGGCTGATTCTTTTTCTGGTATGCTGCGTTTCCTATCCCAGTTCATTGCTGGCAGAGTTTTACGATACCGGATCGCAGCAACTCGTGATCAGCATCTATACCGGAACGTTTGTGCTGGTGAACCTTTCGTATAACCTGTTGTGGTTTTTGGCTTGCCGGGACAGGAAGCTGTTAAGACCGGGACTTACAGAAGCCGCAATTCTGGGAATCAGAAACAATTACCTGTATGGATTGCCAACTTATATCGCTGCTTTTGTCCTTTCCTTTTACTTTCCGGTTTCGGCATTGCTGATCTGCGTTTTGTTATGGATCTATTGGGCCATCTCTTCAAAAAAAGTTGTGCTAAGCAGTTAG
- a CDS encoding alpha/beta hydrolase, which translates to MDKITVKDGTEIYYKDWGTGQPIVFHHGWPLSSDDWDAQMMFFLDKGFRVIAHDRRGHGRSTQTANGHDMDTYAADVAELTAALDLKDAIHVGHSTGGGEVIRYAAKYGKGRVAKVVLVSAVTPIMAQTESNPEGVPLAVFDEIRQGTATQRPQYFKDFTTAFYGYNREGAKVSEGIKENWWRQGMMGGIKAHYDCIKAFSETDFTEDLKSVDVPVLVMHGEDDQIVPIALTGAKAVKLVKDGKLITYPGFPHGMPTTEAATINADLLAFIQA; encoded by the coding sequence ATGGACAAGATTACAGTAAAAGACGGTACAGAAATTTATTACAAGGATTGGGGTACAGGACAACCGATCGTTTTTCATCATGGCTGGCCTTTGTCAAGCGACGACTGGGACGCACAGATGATGTTTTTCCTGGATAAAGGATTCAGGGTGATCGCACATGACCGCAGGGGACATGGAAGGTCTACTCAAACTGCCAATGGCCATGATATGGATACCTATGCAGCGGATGTTGCAGAACTGACGGCGGCACTGGACCTGAAGGACGCGATCCATGTAGGACACTCCACAGGCGGTGGCGAAGTGATCCGCTATGCGGCCAAATATGGAAAGGGCCGTGTGGCTAAAGTGGTATTGGTGAGTGCCGTGACGCCAATTATGGCACAGACGGAAAGCAATCCTGAAGGTGTTCCATTGGCTGTATTCGACGAAATCCGTCAGGGAACGGCCACCCAAAGACCTCAGTATTTCAAAGATTTTACCACTGCATTTTATGGTTATAACCGCGAAGGCGCAAAGGTATCTGAAGGCATCAAGGAAAATTGGTGGCGTCAGGGCATGATGGGCGGAATAAAAGCACATTATGATTGCATCAAAGCTTTCTCTGAAACAGATTTCACAGAAGACCTTAAAAGCGTAGATGTTCCGGTATTGGTGATGCACGGTGAGGACGATCAGATCGTTCCAATCGCGCTTACCGGAGCAAAAGCAGTGAAACTCGTAAAAGATGGAAAACTGATTACTTATCCTGGTTTTCCTCATGGAATGCCAACTACAGAAGCGGCAACCATCAACGCAGACCTTTTGGCTTTTATTCAGGCTTAA
- a CDS encoding DUF5777 family beta-barrel protein gives MKIKTSKSRLLAFSALLLLTGQTAFAQEELEKELAAPAAGKEKVSATFKSTKLINGHTNETLYKNELDFKVDHRFGDIAGSNGGIRKFFGLDNSTDVRIGFEYGLTDNLTIGLARAKGATAVQQLYEGSLKYRLLQQTTDDRIPFAVTLFGSNTIAAVTANKDDPSSPIAYDGFKDRQNWVAQIILARKFSSNLSFTLTPSYVHRNFTAFRDQNDMFAVGVGGRFKFTRRMALVVDYFLPFRDKSDKAYLEQVTATKFYNPLGVGLEMETGGHVFHLNFTNATGIQEMQYIPQTTSSWLKGQYRWGFSISRRFSFAH, from the coding sequence ATGAAGATAAAAACATCTAAATCCCGGTTACTCGCTTTTTCTGCCCTGCTGTTGTTAACCGGGCAGACCGCATTTGCACAGGAAGAGCTCGAAAAGGAACTGGCAGCTCCGGCCGCTGGTAAAGAGAAAGTAAGCGCGACTTTCAAATCGACCAAGCTCATCAACGGGCATACCAACGAAACCCTTTACAAGAATGAACTGGATTTTAAAGTAGACCACCGTTTTGGCGATATCGCCGGCAGTAATGGCGGAATCCGGAAGTTTTTCGGCCTGGACAATTCAACGGATGTCCGGATTGGATTTGAATACGGGCTAACCGATAACCTGACCATAGGACTAGCCAGAGCAAAAGGCGCAACGGCGGTACAACAGCTGTATGAAGGGAGTTTGAAATATCGCTTGCTTCAGCAAACCACTGATGACCGCATTCCATTTGCAGTGACCCTGTTTGGCAGCAATACCATTGCAGCAGTGACCGCGAACAAGGATGATCCCTCCTCACCCATCGCTTACGATGGCTTTAAAGACCGGCAGAATTGGGTGGCACAAATCATCCTGGCCAGGAAATTCAGTTCCAATCTCTCCTTTACGCTTACGCCAAGTTACGTGCACCGGAATTTCACCGCCTTCCGTGATCAGAACGACATGTTTGCAGTTGGTGTTGGTGGAAGGTTTAAATTTACCCGCCGGATGGCACTGGTCGTAGATTACTTTTTGCCATTCCGGGATAAGTCGGACAAAGCTTATCTGGAACAGGTTACGGCTACCAAATTTTACAACCCCCTGGGTGTAGGGCTGGAAATGGAGACGGGTGGACACGTATTCCACCTGAACTTCACGAATGCCACCGGCATTCAGGAGATGCAGTACATTCCACAAACCACGAGTTCCTGGCTCAAAGGGCAGTACCGCTGGGGATTCAGTATTTCCAGAAGGTTCTCTTTTGCACACTAA
- a CDS encoding YceI family protein produces the protein MKNTCLFILFILFSCSVNAQQILICNNAKVSFFSSTVMEDIEGKSAVGSSVIDTKSGNIIFKVKNTSFQFKKKLMQEHFNENYMESDKYPVSEFKGSIKAPVNMTADGTYKVNIEGNLNIHGISKAYKTQADLVVSKGTLNANAVFKVRIADHGIEIPTLVFKNIAEYVEVRIQATFLPKK, from the coding sequence ATGAAAAACACCTGTCTTTTTATCCTATTCATCCTCTTCAGCTGTTCGGTAAATGCGCAGCAAATTCTGATCTGTAACAACGCAAAAGTCTCTTTTTTCTCCAGCACGGTGATGGAAGATATCGAAGGAAAAAGTGCTGTCGGAAGCTCTGTAATTGACACCAAATCCGGCAACATCATTTTCAAAGTTAAGAATACCTCTTTTCAGTTTAAAAAGAAACTGATGCAGGAGCATTTCAATGAGAACTACATGGAGTCCGACAAGTATCCGGTTTCTGAATTTAAGGGAAGCATTAAAGCGCCGGTCAATATGACTGCTGATGGAACCTACAAAGTCAACATTGAAGGTAACCTGAACATTCACGGGATCAGCAAAGCTTACAAAACCCAGGCCGATCTGGTGGTCAGCAAGGGAACACTAAATGCCAACGCGGTCTTTAAAGTCCGGATTGCCGACCATGGGATTGAGATCCCAACCCTTGTATTTAAAAACATTGCTGAATACGTTGAAGTCCGTATTCAGGCCACCTTTTTACCTAAAAAATAA
- a CDS encoding cytochrome c: MKHRMVYLTLTVMYLLLLSCSKRQAAEMAPTPPNPETPGTAVTYTNFAQALFQTKCGGCHSAGRGAAAVWTFNGLASVTTNQSRIRQAVLVNKSMPMGGTLSAAELKSLQEWFDKNMPE; the protein is encoded by the coding sequence ATGAAGCATCGTATGGTCTACCTGACCCTGACCGTAATGTACCTGCTATTGCTCAGCTGTTCTAAAAGACAAGCTGCAGAAATGGCACCAACACCCCCTAATCCCGAAACACCGGGAACAGCAGTGACCTATACCAATTTCGCCCAGGCACTCTTTCAAACCAAATGTGGCGGATGTCACAGTGCAGGAAGAGGCGCGGCAGCCGTATGGACTTTCAATGGCCTGGCTTCGGTTACGACCAACCAGAGCAGGATCCGCCAGGCGGTATTGGTCAATAAATCCATGCCTATGGGAGGAACGCTGTCTGCGGCAGAGCTGAAATCTTTACAAGAATGGTTCGATAAAAACATGCCTGAATAA
- a CDS encoding sigma-70 family RNA polymerase sigma factor, whose translation MQEIIKGCIRKDRSSQYLLYKELYSYCMGICKRYAVNDADAAEVLNNAFLKAFNHIEKYDPSKPFKAWMAKITANTAIDHYRMKLRFSDHDDISEHGHIGQGAAVYDQLAYDDLLSLIQTLSPAYRIVFNLYAIDGYSHEEIAEILNISTGTSKSNLFRARQKLQEMLTANDQAKTGLKVIIAKDNHISINERRA comes from the coding sequence GTGCAGGAAATTATTAAAGGGTGTATTCGGAAAGACAGATCCAGTCAGTATCTGCTCTATAAAGAACTCTATAGCTACTGCATGGGCATTTGTAAACGTTACGCGGTAAATGATGCCGATGCAGCAGAGGTGCTGAACAATGCCTTCCTCAAAGCATTTAACCACATTGAAAAGTATGATCCCAGTAAACCTTTTAAAGCATGGATGGCAAAGATTACAGCCAATACAGCAATCGATCACTATCGCATGAAACTCCGGTTTTCGGATCATGATGACATTAGCGAGCATGGACATATTGGCCAGGGAGCAGCAGTTTACGACCAGTTGGCCTATGACGACCTTTTAAGCCTGATTCAAACCCTTTCTCCTGCTTACCGTATTGTCTTTAATTTGTATGCGATAGATGGGTATTCACATGAAGAAATTGCCGAAATTTTAAACATATCCACCGGAACATCGAAATCAAACTTATTCAGAGCAAGGCAGAAATTGCAGGAAATGCTAACCGCAAACGATCAGGCCAAAACAGGATTAAAAGTGATAATAGCAAAAGATAACCACATCAGCATAAATGAAAGACGAGCATAA